One window from the genome of Salisaeta longa DSM 21114 encodes:
- a CDS encoding nicotinate phosphoribosyltransferase encodes MTAMPRATSALHTDLYQLTMLRAYQREGMQETAVFDLFVRRLKDRGYLVAAGLETVLDFLEGVGFTSEDQAYLRSLDDFDDAFVDGLADFSFTGDVYAVPEGTPVFPEEPLLEVVAPIGEAQLVETYLLNQMTLQTTIASKAARVVQAATADGTDRLVADFGMRRAQGLDAALKGARAAYIAGVDATSNVAAGQAYGLPVTGTMAHSYIEAHDQEAAAFTAFMDTYPETILLVDTYDTLRGVRKVIDLAQRMGDDFKVRGVRLDSGDLAALAKEARRLLDDAGLHDIQLVASSSLDEYRIAELLADGAPIDGFGVGTRMATSADQPYLDSAYKLSGYDGTPRMKLATDKSNLPGRKQVYRQLKNGTAVQDVIATEEETVEGTPLLQKVMEAGQRVGERPSADALRARCAAATAQLPEALRTLDADAAYPVAYSEGLQERIRDTKAAIEARLATPAA; translated from the coding sequence ATGACCGCCATGCCACGCGCCACCTCTGCCCTGCATACCGACTTGTATCAGCTCACCATGCTTCGCGCCTACCAGCGCGAGGGCATGCAGGAGACGGCCGTCTTCGATTTGTTTGTGCGGCGCCTGAAGGATCGGGGCTACCTCGTTGCGGCGGGACTGGAGACGGTGCTCGACTTTTTGGAGGGCGTCGGGTTTACGTCTGAAGACCAGGCGTATCTGCGCTCGCTGGACGACTTCGACGATGCGTTCGTCGATGGCCTGGCGGATTTTTCGTTTACGGGCGACGTGTACGCGGTGCCGGAAGGCACGCCGGTGTTTCCGGAGGAGCCGCTGCTGGAGGTGGTGGCCCCGATTGGCGAGGCGCAGCTGGTGGAGACCTACCTGCTCAACCAGATGACGCTGCAGACGACCATCGCCTCGAAGGCGGCGCGGGTGGTGCAGGCCGCCACCGCCGACGGCACCGACCGCCTTGTGGCCGACTTTGGCATGCGCCGCGCACAAGGCCTCGATGCGGCGTTGAAAGGCGCGCGGGCCGCGTACATTGCGGGCGTCGATGCGACCTCCAACGTGGCGGCCGGGCAGGCGTACGGCCTCCCGGTAACCGGCACCATGGCCCACAGCTACATCGAAGCGCACGATCAGGAGGCGGCGGCGTTTACGGCCTTCATGGATACGTACCCGGAGACGATTTTGCTGGTGGACACCTACGACACGCTGCGCGGCGTGCGCAAGGTCATTGACCTGGCCCAGCGGATGGGCGACGACTTTAAGGTGCGGGGGGTGCGCCTCGACTCTGGAGACCTCGCGGCCCTCGCGAAGGAGGCGCGTCGCCTGCTCGACGACGCCGGGCTGCACGACATACAGCTCGTTGCCAGCAGCAGCCTCGACGAGTACCGCATCGCCGAGCTCCTGGCCGATGGCGCGCCCATCGATGGGTTTGGCGTGGGCACGCGCATGGCCACCAGCGCCGATCAGCCGTACCTCGATAGCGCCTACAAGCTAAGCGGCTACGACGGCACGCCACGCATGAAGCTCGCAACCGACAAGTCGAACCTGCCCGGTCGCAAGCAGGTGTACCGCCAGCTAAAGAACGGCACGGCCGTGCAAGACGTCATTGCCACCGAAGAAGAGACGGTGGAGGGCACGCCGCTGCTGCAGAAAGTTATGGAAGCGGGGCAGCGCGTGGGCGAGCGGCCGTCGGCGGATGCGCTGCGGGCCCGGTGCGCGGCGGCTACCGCCCAGCTTCCGGAAGCGCTGCGCACGCTCGATGCCGATGCCGCGTACCCGGTGGCCTACAGCGAAGGGCTTCAAGAGCGCATCCGCGACACCAAGGCCGCCATTGAAGCACGGCTGGCCACCCCTGCGGCATAA
- a CDS encoding GAF domain-containing sensor histidine kinase codes for MTSSNESARLRTLAQYAVVDAPPKAPLNRIVRLARRLFDVPIALVNFIDRDQQWCVAGENTADATMSRDLSFCTHLVDSEAPFLVVEDTRDDARFANHPMVTGGLQIRFYAGAPLVAPNGHRLGSLCLIDHEPHTFDAEDRALLADLAHVVMDEINMRHYAFHLGNEAVTANRHPHATRILESITDAFVAIDASWRFTYVNRHAEDLLGQSRDALLGRKAWAVLPEALDPAFRQQFERAAAEQTTVAFTDYYPPLARWLALKIFPFPGGLTVYFNDVTEQVEQQRALEDAKEAAERSSRLKSSFLTNLSHDVRTPLASIMNSTKLLEREVEAALQPRVALIQRSSERLLATINAVLDFSKLEAGSVTPAPRRVDVADEVLGTVECFQAEARAQDITLRATATPDVIEATLCPSCLHRIADHLVSNALTFTDAGGRVTVTVEGTEETVRMCVADTGPGIAEDFQDVLFEPFTRNDDHSGREGTGLGLAICHRLTELMGGTITMESTDGEGATFVVTLPRAFSDK; via the coding sequence ATGACCTCCTCTAACGAATCCGCCCGGCTGCGTACCCTGGCCCAGTACGCAGTGGTGGATGCGCCGCCGAAGGCCCCGCTGAACCGGATCGTGCGGCTGGCCCGCCGCCTCTTTGACGTGCCCATCGCGCTCGTAAACTTTATCGACCGGGATCAGCAGTGGTGCGTTGCCGGAGAGAACACGGCCGATGCTACGATGTCGCGCGATCTGTCGTTTTGCACGCACCTTGTAGACAGCGAGGCGCCATTTCTGGTGGTGGAAGACACGCGCGATGATGCACGCTTCGCCAACCACCCGATGGTGACTGGAGGGCTCCAGATACGGTTTTATGCCGGCGCGCCGCTGGTGGCCCCAAATGGCCACCGGCTAGGGTCGCTGTGCCTCATCGACCACGAGCCGCACACGTTTGATGCCGAGGACCGGGCGCTGCTCGCCGATCTTGCCCACGTGGTGATGGACGAGATCAACATGCGGCACTATGCTTTTCATCTGGGAAACGAAGCCGTCACGGCCAACCGGCATCCGCATGCCACCCGGATCCTGGAGAGCATCACCGACGCCTTTGTGGCGATCGACGCGTCGTGGCGCTTCACGTACGTCAACCGGCATGCCGAAGACCTTTTGGGGCAGTCGCGCGATGCGCTGTTGGGCCGCAAGGCGTGGGCGGTGCTGCCGGAGGCGCTCGATCCCGCATTCCGGCAGCAGTTTGAGCGGGCGGCGGCGGAGCAAACCACCGTAGCGTTTACCGACTACTACCCGCCGCTAGCGCGCTGGCTGGCGCTCAAGATATTTCCATTTCCGGGCGGCCTCACCGTGTACTTCAACGATGTGACCGAGCAGGTGGAGCAGCAGCGGGCGCTCGAAGACGCCAAAGAAGCCGCCGAGCGATCCAGCCGGCTCAAGTCGTCGTTCCTAACGAACCTCAGCCACGACGTGCGCACGCCGCTTGCCTCCATCATGAACAGCACCAAGCTGTTGGAGCGCGAGGTGGAGGCGGCCCTTCAGCCACGCGTGGCGCTCATCCAGCGCAGCAGCGAACGACTGCTCGCCACCATCAACGCCGTGCTCGATTTCTCGAAACTCGAAGCAGGCAGCGTAACGCCTGCGCCGCGGCGCGTTGACGTGGCCGATGAAGTGCTGGGCACCGTTGAGTGTTTTCAGGCCGAGGCCCGCGCGCAAGACATAACGCTGCGCGCAACCGCCACGCCCGATGTCATCGAAGCCACGCTGTGCCCGTCGTGCCTGCACCGCATCGCCGACCACTTGGTAAGCAACGCCCTCACGTTTACCGACGCCGGCGGGCGCGTGACTGTTACCGTAGAAGGCACCGAGGAAACGGTGCGCATGTGCGTAGCCGATACCGGTCCGGGCATTGCCGAGGATTTTCAGGACGTGCTGTTTGAGCCCTTTACCCGCAACGACGACCACAGCGGCCGCGAGGGCACGGGCCTTGGACTTGCCATCTGCCACCGCCTCACCGAACTGATGGGCGGCACGATAACGATGGAGTCGACCGACGGCGAGGGCGCTACCTTTGTTGTCACGTTGCCGCGCGCGTTTAGCGACAAATAA
- a CDS encoding superoxide dismutase, whose translation MAFTLPDLPYDYDALEPHIDEQTMRIHHGKHHQGYTNKLNAALEGRDDLAQHSIEELLTSIDNLPADIQTAVRNNGGGFYNHRLFWTILSPNGGGTPSGALADAIDEAFGSYDDFKSAFKDAATGQFGSGWGWLVAHPDGSLEVTSTPNQDNPLMEGHTPILGVDVWEHAYYLHYQNERGTYVDHFWEIVDWDAVAENYEAATS comes from the coding sequence ATGGCTTTTACACTCCCCGATCTTCCGTACGATTACGACGCCCTGGAGCCGCACATCGACGAGCAAACGATGCGGATTCACCACGGCAAGCATCACCAAGGATACACCAACAAATTGAATGCTGCGCTTGAAGGGCGCGACGACCTGGCCCAGCATTCCATTGAGGAGCTCCTGACGAGCATCGACAACCTGCCGGCCGACATCCAAACGGCGGTGCGCAACAACGGCGGCGGGTTTTACAACCACCGGCTGTTCTGGACCATCCTGTCGCCCAACGGCGGCGGCACGCCTTCGGGCGCACTGGCCGATGCCATTGACGAGGCGTTCGGCTCGTACGACGATTTCAAGAGCGCCTTTAAAGACGCGGCCACTGGGCAGTTTGGCAGCGGATGGGGCTGGCTCGTGGCGCATCCCGACGGCTCGCTTGAGGTGACCTCGACGCCCAACCAAGACAATCCGCTGATGGAGGGACACACGCCCATCCTCGGTGTTGATGTGTGGGAACACGCGTACTACCTGCACTACCAGAACGAACGCGGCACGTACGTCGATCACTTCTGGGAAATCGTCGACTGGGATGCCGTTGCTGAAAACTACGAAGCGGCCACCAGCTAA
- a CDS encoding monovalent cation/H+ antiporter complex subunit F codes for MASLDGLMLWTVYGTLAALSLGIAAAFVRVLRGPTLADRIVALDLVAYLAIGFLGTYAVLADESTYIDAALVLGLLAFLGTVAVARYIERMHLDETTERP; via the coding sequence ATGGCTTCTCTCGACGGATTAATGCTCTGGACGGTCTACGGCACGCTTGCGGCCCTTAGTTTGGGCATCGCGGCGGCCTTCGTTCGGGTACTGCGCGGGCCTACGCTGGCCGATCGTATCGTGGCACTTGATCTGGTGGCGTACCTTGCCATTGGCTTTTTAGGTACGTACGCGGTGCTGGCCGACGAGTCGACGTACATCGATGCGGCGCTTGTGCTTGGCCTGCTCGCCTTCTTGGGAACGGTAGCTGTGGCGCGCTACATCGAACGCATGCATCTCGACGAAACCACTGAGCGTCCATGA
- the mnhG gene encoding monovalent cation/H(+) antiporter subunit G — translation MTDLVAALLMIGGTLFMLIAVVGLLRLPDLYTRMHAISKAGTVGVGLLLIGLTVHFSHFSFTTRAVAVILFILLTAPVSSHLIGRAAYLSGIALWDRSRFDQWEASLENVPHESVVDESAVERAAPDDAPEA, via the coding sequence ATGACCGACCTGGTTGCAGCGCTGCTGATGATTGGCGGCACCCTGTTCATGCTGATTGCCGTGGTGGGGCTCTTGCGCTTGCCCGACCTTTACACCCGCATGCATGCCATCTCAAAGGCGGGCACGGTAGGGGTTGGTCTTTTGCTCATTGGGCTGACCGTGCACTTTAGCCACTTCAGTTTTACGACGCGGGCCGTGGCGGTCATCCTCTTCATCTTGCTCACGGCGCCGGTGTCGTCGCATCTGATTGGGCGGGCGGCGTATCTGTCGGGCATTGCGCTGTGGGATCGCTCGCGCTTCGATCAGTGGGAAGCGTCGCTTGAGAATGTGCCGCACGAGTCGGTGGTCGACGAGTCGGCGGTGGAGCGCGCTGCGCCCGATGATGCGCCCGAGGCCTAG
- a CDS encoding putative monovalent cation/H+ antiporter subunit A — MLWAVLAIFGGAVLAPLITRVARRQAGVVLALLPAAAFVFFVQQAPSIAAGAVVKEAYPWVPAYGLSLSFYLDGLSLLFALLVTGIGTLIVLYAGGYLAGNDELGRFYVQLLAFMGAMLGLVLADDIILFFIFFELTSLTSYLLIGFYHNEESARRAARKALVVTGGGGLALMAGLLLLQQVTGAWAFSDMLSMGAAVTGDSLYTPIFVLVAIGAFTKSAQFPFHFWLPAAMAGPTPVSAYLHSATMVKAGVFVLARLLPVLGGTALWTNTLVAFGGFTMLLTAWLALRYTDLKQILAYTTTMVLGLLVLLLGVGTEAAVAAMVVFTLVHALYKGGLFMMAGNIDHETGTRDVRELGGLREEMPFTMAGGLAVALSMAGIPLLFGFVGKELVYEAALHAGALSSGLLVVAVLSNAALVASGLVVGIKPFFGREKGAFTRHPHEAPWDMWLGPVVLGALSILFGILPGLVDHALLQGAQAAILQETHAMHLALWHGITPALIASLVTFALGGALYYFWERLQASAPMAALDRFFGDGPGAVFERGLYETARLSAAATRVAQPGQFRTYLVTVFVAFILIAGGGFVAQANVTWTHTLGTIKYYELALAVLIVLSAFAAIRARERFTSILALSIGGYSVSLLWLLFGAPDLALTQFSVETLSLILLVIVLIHLPGIEEREPLSRRIRDALVATGVGAVLTTAMLAALTMPLNTRLSEYMVDMTLPRAKGHNVVNVILVDIRGFDTMGEITVLTIAALGVFVMMRMRRTPLPFAASDDDGSGSSSANASSA, encoded by the coding sequence ATGCTCTGGGCAGTTCTTGCCATCTTTGGAGGGGCGGTGCTCGCGCCGCTGATTACACGCGTGGCCCGGCGCCAAGCTGGCGTTGTGCTGGCCCTGTTGCCGGCGGCGGCCTTCGTGTTCTTCGTGCAGCAGGCGCCGTCTATTGCTGCAGGCGCGGTGGTCAAAGAGGCCTATCCCTGGGTGCCGGCCTATGGCCTGTCGCTCAGCTTTTACCTCGACGGGCTGAGCTTGCTGTTCGCTCTGCTCGTTACGGGCATTGGTACGCTCATCGTGCTGTATGCGGGCGGCTACCTGGCGGGCAACGACGAGCTGGGACGCTTTTACGTGCAGCTGTTGGCGTTCATGGGCGCGATGCTGGGGCTCGTGCTGGCTGACGACATCATTCTCTTCTTTATCTTCTTTGAGCTTACGAGCCTCACGTCGTACCTCCTCATTGGCTTTTACCACAACGAGGAGAGTGCGCGGCGGGCGGCGCGTAAGGCGCTCGTGGTGACGGGCGGCGGCGGCCTTGCTCTGATGGCGGGGTTGCTCTTGCTGCAGCAGGTGACGGGCGCGTGGGCGTTCTCCGACATGCTGTCGATGGGCGCGGCGGTAACGGGCGACTCGCTCTACACCCCAATCTTTGTGCTCGTGGCGATTGGCGCGTTCACGAAGTCGGCGCAGTTTCCGTTTCATTTTTGGCTGCCGGCTGCCATGGCCGGGCCCACCCCGGTGAGCGCGTATCTACACTCGGCGACGATGGTCAAGGCCGGGGTGTTCGTGCTGGCCCGGCTGCTGCCGGTGCTGGGCGGCACGGCCCTGTGGACGAACACGCTCGTGGCGTTTGGCGGGTTTACGATGCTTCTTACGGCCTGGCTGGCGCTGCGCTACACCGATTTGAAACAGATTCTGGCGTACACCACCACCATGGTGCTGGGGCTGCTGGTGCTGCTGCTGGGCGTGGGCACCGAAGCGGCCGTCGCGGCAATGGTCGTCTTTACCCTGGTGCATGCCTTGTACAAGGGCGGCCTGTTCATGATGGCGGGTAACATTGACCACGAGACCGGCACGCGCGACGTGCGCGAGCTGGGTGGTTTGAGGGAAGAAATGCCCTTTACGATGGCCGGCGGACTGGCGGTGGCGCTCTCGATGGCGGGTATTCCGCTGCTGTTTGGGTTTGTGGGCAAGGAGCTGGTGTACGAGGCGGCGCTGCACGCCGGGGCGCTCAGTAGCGGATTGTTGGTGGTGGCCGTGCTTTCCAACGCGGCCCTCGTGGCATCGGGGCTTGTGGTGGGCATCAAGCCTTTCTTTGGGCGCGAGAAGGGGGCCTTCACGCGGCATCCGCACGAGGCGCCCTGGGATATGTGGCTGGGGCCGGTGGTGCTGGGGGCGCTCAGCATTCTCTTTGGCATCCTGCCGGGGCTGGTGGACCATGCGCTGTTGCAAGGCGCGCAGGCCGCCATCCTGCAGGAAACCCATGCGATGCACCTGGCGCTGTGGCACGGCATTACGCCTGCGCTCATCGCGAGCCTTGTGACGTTTGCGCTGGGCGGCGCGCTCTACTACTTCTGGGAGCGCCTGCAAGCAAGTGCGCCCATGGCGGCCCTCGATCGCTTCTTTGGCGACGGCCCCGGCGCGGTGTTCGAGCGCGGCCTGTACGAAACGGCGCGCCTCAGCGCGGCCGCAACGCGCGTAGCGCAGCCCGGACAGTTCCGGACGTACCTCGTAACAGTTTTTGTGGCCTTCATCCTTATTGCAGGGGGCGGCTTTGTGGCACAGGCCAATGTAACGTGGACGCACACCCTGGGCACGATCAAATATTACGAGCTGGCCCTCGCCGTCCTGATTGTGCTCTCGGCGTTTGCGGCCATCCGGGCCCGTGAACGCTTTACGTCCATCCTGGCGCTTAGCATTGGCGGGTACAGCGTGTCGCTGCTGTGGCTGCTGTTTGGGGCGCCGGATTTGGCCCTCACGCAGTTTTCCGTCGAAACGCTGTCGCTCATCCTGCTCGTCATCGTGCTGATTCACTTGCCGGGCATCGAGGAGCGCGAGCCGCTATCCCGCCGCATACGCGATGCCCTGGTTGCAACCGGTGTGGGCGCCGTGCTCACCACAGCGATGCTGGCGGCCCTCACCATGCCGCTGAACACACGCCTCAGCGAGTATATGGTGGATATGACCTTGCCGCGCGCGAAGGGGCACAACGTCGTTAATGTCATCCTGGTCGACATCCGCGGGTTTGATACGATGGGCGAAATCACGGTGCTCACCATCGCCGCGCTGGGCGTGTTTGTGATGATGCGGATGCGCCGCACCCCGCTGCCCTTCGCGGCCTCGGACGATGACGGTTCTGGTTCCTCTTCTGCAAACGCCTCTTCGGCATGA
- a CDS encoding Na+/H+ antiporter subunit B, protein MIYSLIFRVAARLLVPLLLLFSVFMLLRGHSYPGGGFVGGLVASSAFVMYALAAGVTTARKLLGFEPQSLLGVGLSCAVGAGLIGLFSGTAFMTSLWLKVHLPLLGLVKLGTTLLFDIGVMLVVIGTVLLMVFSVEDRLPGLVED, encoded by the coding sequence ATGATCTACTCGCTTATTTTTCGGGTGGCGGCCCGGTTGCTGGTGCCGCTCTTGCTCCTGTTCTCGGTCTTCATGCTGCTGCGCGGGCATAGCTATCCCGGTGGCGGCTTTGTCGGCGGCTTGGTGGCGAGTAGCGCGTTTGTGATGTACGCACTGGCTGCCGGCGTAACGACGGCGCGCAAGCTGCTGGGCTTCGAGCCCCAATCATTGCTGGGGGTGGGGCTTAGCTGTGCCGTGGGCGCAGGGCTCATTGGGCTCTTTTCCGGCACAGCGTTCATGACGAGCCTCTGGTTGAAGGTGCATCTGCCGCTGCTGGGCCTCGTAAAGCTGGGAACGACGCTGCTCTTTGACATCGGCGTAATGCTCGTGGTCATTGGCACGGTGCTGCTGATGGTGTTTTCTGTGGAAGACCGCTTGCCGGGATTGGTAGAAGACTGA
- a CDS encoding Na+/H+ antiporter subunit C: MEIVLAIVSGLLFACSFYLMMRRNLLRFVIGLIILSNAVNLLIFTMGRLTRGEPPLIPHHGASTLAPPYANPLPQALILTAIVISFGLLAFTLVLVYRNYTVGRTVDADALQASEPARPPAINPEGTPRLPA, translated from the coding sequence ATGGAAATTGTACTGGCCATCGTCTCTGGGCTTCTTTTTGCGTGCAGCTTCTACCTGATGATGCGGCGCAACCTGCTGCGCTTCGTGATTGGCCTCATCATCCTGAGCAATGCCGTTAACCTGCTGATCTTTACGATGGGCCGCCTCACCCGCGGCGAGCCGCCGCTGATTCCGCACCATGGGGCGTCTACGCTAGCGCCTCCGTATGCCAATCCGTTGCCGCAGGCGCTTATCCTCACAGCGATTGTGATTAGCTTTGGCTTGCTGGCGTTCACGTTGGTGCTGGTATATCGCAACTACACCGTGGGCCGCACCGTCGACGCGGATGCGTTGCAGGCTTCGGAGCCCGCCCGTCCGCCCGCCATCAACCCCGAGGGTACGCCGCGCCTGCCTGCGTAG
- a CDS encoding proton-conducting transporter transmembrane domain-containing protein, translating to MDVLLVLPVIVPMITGIIALLLRNHLTAQRVVSVLGTVVLAGVSGTILWRVMTSGIQAVQMGSWPAPFGITLVADPLSAGLVAVVGLVAVGIAVYALGGIDLERQRFGFHTLFHIQLMGVNGAFLTGDLFNMYVWYEVLLIASFVLLVLGNEKRQLDGAVKYVGINLVASAAFLSAIGLMYGMTGTLNLADLAGSMQNIRGSGLEAMMAGLFLVAFGLKTAIFPLYFWLPASYHTPPAAIGAIFAGLLTKVGAYSLIRVFTLLFPDPTGYTQTLLLVLAAATMIVGVLGALVEHEVQRLLAFLVISAMGYVIMGLGFFTTLGLVGAIFYILQDVPVKATVFLVGGLMERETQARSLKEMGGLYWHRPVLALSFIVPAFSLAGFPPFPGFWGKLTLVQAGLASGQYVMVAVALVVGLLTLLAVAQLWSQAFWAPTEADELPVRGTWRERLSMHAPVVVLALVLFVAGLYAQPLYVVAQAAAASLMDPAPYIQAVLGS from the coding sequence ATGGACGTCTTGCTTGTTCTGCCCGTTATCGTGCCGATGATCACCGGCATCATCGCGTTGCTGCTGCGCAACCACCTCACGGCGCAGCGGGTGGTAAGCGTGCTGGGCACCGTAGTGCTCGCGGGCGTTTCCGGTACCATCCTCTGGCGTGTTATGACCAGCGGCATTCAGGCCGTCCAAATGGGCAGCTGGCCCGCACCGTTTGGCATCACGCTCGTCGCCGACCCGCTAAGCGCGGGCCTCGTGGCCGTGGTGGGCCTCGTGGCCGTGGGCATCGCGGTGTACGCCCTGGGCGGCATCGACCTTGAGCGACAGCGCTTTGGCTTTCACACCCTGTTTCACATCCAGCTGATGGGCGTGAACGGTGCGTTCCTTACGGGCGACCTGTTCAACATGTACGTGTGGTACGAGGTGCTGCTTATCGCGTCGTTTGTGCTGCTCGTGCTGGGCAACGAAAAGCGTCAGCTGGACGGTGCCGTGAAATATGTGGGGATCAATCTCGTGGCCTCGGCGGCTTTTCTGTCGGCCATTGGCCTGATGTACGGCATGACCGGCACGCTTAACCTGGCCGACCTCGCAGGCAGCATGCAAAACATTCGCGGATCGGGGCTGGAGGCGATGATGGCAGGTCTCTTCCTGGTCGCCTTCGGGCTCAAGACAGCGATTTTTCCGCTCTACTTCTGGCTGCCGGCCTCGTATCATACGCCGCCCGCCGCCATTGGGGCCATCTTCGCCGGGCTGTTAACCAAGGTGGGCGCTTACTCGCTCATCCGCGTGTTTACCCTGCTCTTTCCCGATCCCACCGGATACACGCAGACGTTGCTGCTTGTCCTGGCCGCCGCCACCATGATTGTGGGCGTGCTGGGGGCGCTGGTCGAACACGAGGTGCAGCGCCTGCTGGCCTTCCTGGTTATCAGCGCGATGGGCTACGTGATCATGGGGCTCGGGTTTTTTACCACCTTGGGCCTTGTGGGCGCGATCTTCTACATTTTGCAGGATGTGCCCGTCAAGGCGACGGTTTTCCTGGTGGGCGGCCTCATGGAGCGCGAGACCCAGGCGCGGTCGCTCAAAGAAATGGGCGGGTTGTATTGGCACCGTCCGGTACTGGCGCTGTCGTTCATCGTGCCGGCGTTTTCGCTCGCGGGCTTTCCGCCGTTTCCCGGGTTCTGGGGAAAGTTGACCCTCGTGCAAGCGGGCCTCGCGAGCGGGCAGTACGTGATGGTGGCGGTTGCTCTTGTGGTTGGGCTCTTAACGCTGCTTGCGGTCGCGCAGCTGTGGTCGCAGGCGTTTTGGGCGCCCACTGAGGCGGATGAGCTGCCGGTGCGTGGCACGTGGCGCGAGCGATTGAGTATGCATGCTCCGGTGGTCGTGCTGGCGTTGGTCCTGTTTGTGGCCGGACTGTACGCGCAGCCGCTGTACGTGGTGGCACAGGCCGCCGCGGCCTCCCTCATGGATCCCGCACCCTACATTCAAGCCGTCCTCGGTTCGTAA
- a CDS encoding Na+/H+ antiporter subunit E encodes MIFTLVRILIFTLIWAALQGSFSVGNVLVGVLVSGAVLAVVRPLYADDAASGAAPRPIRRLWKFVVLVLVFLRELALSATRVAQIVLKPTLDIQPGIVAYPLDVATDREITALANLITLTPGTMSLHVSEDRSTLYVHAITVASEDGHDVIEDIKGSLEKHVQRALGPRSATEVA; translated from the coding sequence ATGATCTTTACGCTGGTTCGCATTCTGATTTTTACGCTCATCTGGGCGGCGCTGCAGGGGTCGTTTAGCGTGGGGAACGTGCTTGTGGGCGTGTTGGTGAGCGGCGCGGTGCTCGCGGTCGTCCGCCCCTTGTATGCCGATGACGCCGCCAGCGGAGCCGCCCCACGGCCCATACGGCGCTTATGGAAATTTGTCGTTCTGGTGCTGGTGTTCCTGCGCGAGTTGGCCCTGTCGGCCACGCGGGTGGCGCAGATCGTCCTGAAGCCGACGCTCGACATTCAACCGGGCATCGTGGCTTATCCGCTCGACGTAGCGACGGATCGGGAGATTACGGCGCTGGCCAACCTCATCACGCTAACGCCCGGCACCATGAGCCTGCACGTTTCCGAAGATCGCTCGACGCTGTATGTGCACGCCATCACGGTTGCGTCGGAGGATGGCCACGACGTGATTGAAGACATCAAGGGTTCGTTGGAGAAGCATGTGCAACGTGCGCTCGGCCCCCGATCGGCAACAGAGGTGGCATGA
- a CDS encoding 4'-phosphopantetheinyl transferase family protein, producing the protein MTLDAAAGSVAARCATVHLRTCTYTAAAAARWHAWLSPPEQARVASFGHPKRQRAFVCGRAAARQALGQVLERPPAEVPLIKADDGGVTVAGTPWHCSIAHSGPYALAACARHPVGGDLEKIQPRDASVRRFLFAPEQRTLPDTLPYPPDSALILCWTLKEAVLKAQRTGFQCSPKHLYLTVHPDARFAVADLNGARWHVHFAQGAGYWLSVAVPASLS; encoded by the coding sequence ATGACGCTTGACGCTGCAGCGGGATCGGTGGCGGCGCGTTGCGCGACGGTGCACCTTCGCACCTGCACGTACACGGCAGCTGCGGCAGCGCGCTGGCACGCGTGGCTATCGCCGCCCGAGCAGGCCCGCGTGGCATCGTTTGGGCACCCGAAGCGGCAGCGCGCCTTTGTGTGCGGGCGGGCGGCGGCACGGCAGGCGCTGGGGCAGGTCCTGGAGCGGCCCCCGGCCGAGGTGCCGCTCATTAAGGCCGACGATGGCGGCGTAACGGTAGCGGGCACGCCCTGGCATTGCAGCATCGCGCACTCCGGGCCCTATGCCCTTGCCGCATGCGCCCGGCACCCTGTGGGCGGCGACCTGGAAAAGATTCAGCCGCGTGATGCGTCGGTTCGTCGGTTTCTGTTTGCGCCCGAGCAGCGCACCCTCCCCGATACGCTGCCGTACCCGCCCGACAGCGCGCTCATTTTGTGCTGGACGCTGAAAGAGGCGGTGCTCAAGGCCCAGCGCACCGGCTTTCAGTGCTCCCCCAAGCACTTGTACCTCACCGTGCATCCCGACGCGCGCTTCGCCGTAGCCGACCTCAACGGCGCGCGGTGGCATGTGCACTTTGCGCAAGGCGCCGGGTACTGGCTGAGCGTGGCCGTGCCTGCTTCCCTTTCATGA